Part of the Streptomyces sp. HSG2 genome, TTCGCCGCGCTCCCCGCCCAATCCCGTTGCCTGTTGTGGCATGTCGAGGTGGAGTCCGAACACATATCCGTGCCCGCGACTCTGTTGGGGATGGACGACGGCACGGCCTCGGCCACTCTGACGCAGGCGCGCGAGAAGTTCCGCGACGCCTGTGCGTACGCACACGAGCAACTGGCACCCGGTCAGGACTGCCGGTTCTACAACCGTCTTCTGGACGCCCCGATCCGACGCGGCGGAAAACTGCTCCCCGATGTCGAGGAACACCTGGCGGTGTGCCGCCATTGCCGGCACACCGCCGATCAACTGGCCTTGTCCGAGAAGGCCTTGGGATCTCTGTTGGCCGAGGCGGTGTTGGGCTGGGGCGCCCGCCGGTATCTCGAATCCCGACCGGGCCGCGTCGCGGTCGGTGCCCGGGGGCAGGGTGGAGCCCGTCACCGTCGTGGACCCGCCGGACTGTGGGCCCGCCTCCCGCTTCCGGCCCGCCGCGGCGCGCGTTCGGCCCGTTCGGCGCTCCGCGCGGTCGGGGCCGTCTCGGCCGGTGCCTTGGTCACCATGCTGGTGGTGAACGTCTGGTCGTACGACGGCGGCCGGGCCGATCCCGCCGTCTCCACCGGAGTTTCCGACGGCGGCGGCGAGTCCGCCGAGGCGGGCGCCGCCGGATTCACGTCCGCCCCGCCCGGGGTCCCGGGTCAGAGCAGGCTGCGCAACGCGGGCGCGGGACTCTGTCTCGACGTCGACGGAGAGCCCGGGCCCGGGACGGGTGTGCGGTTGGCCGGCTGTTCGGACGCCATGACCCAGCAGTGGACCTACGAGGAGGACGGGAGTGTGCGCAGCGTGGCCGATCCCGGTCTGTGCCTCGACTCCCGCGCGGACGCCGGCGTCGTCCTGTTGGGCACATGCGCCCGGGAGGGCACCGCGCGAGCGGAGGACGTCCGCTACGCCGCCACGGCGCGGGGGGAGTTGCTGCCGCTCTGGCGGCGGCAGCTCGCGCTCGCCGCCACCGCCGAGGACGCCGACGCCGACATCGTCGTCAAGGTCCGCGACGGTTCGGAGGCCCAGATGTGGCAGGCCGAGACGACGCTCGCCCCCTCCGCGACCCCCGAACCCGAGGCCGGGAGTTCGGCCCCGCCGTCGGCCGGCTGACCCCGCGCACCGCCGGAAGGGCGGGCCGTGCCCGGTCGCGCGCCGGCCCGCCCGGCAGGCGGATCGTCTCGGGCCGGGACACCGCCGTGCCTCCGGGGTGTCCCGGAGAACCCCGAGGCGCCGGTGTTCCCCTCGGCCCGCCCCGCCTCGTTTCGAAGATGCTCGGGGCGGGTGCGCGGAGGTTTCAGGCCGATTACGAAACGCGGGAATCGCGCCATTCAGCCACCGGAGTCGGTCAAGAACCGCCAGGTTACCGCGTCGAA contains:
- a CDS encoding RICIN domain-containing protein, which codes for MPTPDPSRPLRPAAGGDRESDESLAAGTRDRPETDAAASVALLTARHWQAAHDYAALCLASSSQVAAMVTAAALHRVLDRVAHGESAVALRPRLLVSVRDTVREWAADGRVVGTLPDLRKPSGGRGMRATKSPIPENRALAAHAFAALPAQSRCLLWHVEVESEHISVPATLLGMDDGTASATLTQAREKFRDACAYAHEQLAPGQDCRFYNRLLDAPIRRGGKLLPDVEEHLAVCRHCRHTADQLALSEKALGSLLAEAVLGWGARRYLESRPGRVAVGARGQGGARHRRGPAGLWARLPLPARRGARSARSALRAVGAVSAGALVTMLVVNVWSYDGGRADPAVSTGVSDGGGESAEAGAAGFTSAPPGVPGQSRLRNAGAGLCLDVDGEPGPGTGVRLAGCSDAMTQQWTYEEDGSVRSVADPGLCLDSRADAGVVLLGTCAREGTARAEDVRYAATARGELLPLWRRQLALAATAEDADADIVVKVRDGSEAQMWQAETTLAPSATPEPEAGSSAPPSAG